The following are encoded in a window of Impatiens glandulifera chromosome 5, dImpGla2.1, whole genome shotgun sequence genomic DNA:
- the LOC124939214 gene encoding uncharacterized protein LOC124939214, translated as MDSLSKTADIETGVGGCISEEEDEEEQRAVDSKTSCRSLVRTNGSTETTMNNISNVHVLDDVKLFETRTKVVKEKKSSKKPLRPPRSSKPLSLDAADQKLIIEISQLIILKRARVERIKALKIKSAKATRLKLKVESQYET; from the coding sequence ATGGATTCCTTATCTAAAACTGCAGATATTGAGACTGGTGTTGGTGGGTGTATTAgtgaggaagaagatgaagaagaacaaagggCTGTTGATTCCAAGACTTCCTGCAGGTCTTTGGTAAGAACTAATGGATCCACTGAAACAACTATGAACAACATTAGCAACGTTCATGTTTTGGATGATGTGAAATTGTTTGAGACAAGAACTAAAGTAGTTAAGGAGAAAAAATCGTCTAAAAAACCTCTAAGGCCTCCTCGATCTTCAAAACCTTTGTCACTTGATGCTGCTGATCAGAAGCTAATCATAGAGATTTCTCAACTTATAATCTTGAAACGGGCTAGAGTTGAGAGAATCAAAGCACTCAAGATTAAATCTGCCAAAGCTACAAGGTTGAAACTCAAGGTTGAATCACAGTATGAAACCTAA